DNA sequence from the Myxococcus guangdongensis genome:
TGCTGTTCATGGGGCTGGCCGTCGGCGGCACGTGGCTGCTCAAGGGCGTGGAGAAGGTGAACGCGCGGGTGACGCGGGCGCTCGTGCCCATCGCGGCGATGGCGGTGCTGGGCCCCGTCATCTTCTACCTGCACTGGCCCTACCTCTGGCACCACCCGGTGGACCGCACCGCCTGGTACCTGGCCTTCCACGCCAAGCACAACCACTACGCCTGGTTCTACCTGGGCACGCTGCTGCGCGAGCCGCCCTTCCCTCTCGCGTACGTGGTGGTGAAGACGGCGCTCACGGTGCCCACCAGCCTCTTCGCGCCCATGGTGACGGGCTTTTTCGCGCTGGCGGGCCGCGGGGTGCTGGGGCAGCTCGAGCGCACGCGCGCGTGGGTGCGGCCGGTGACGATGGTCGAGGCGCTGGTGGGCGTGAACGCCGTGACGTCCATCCTCATCATCAGCCATCCCCAGGTGCCGCACTTCGGCGGGGTGAAGCACTGGTTCCCGTCCATGGTGTTCCTGGGCCTGCTCGCGGGACAGGCGGTGTCACGCGGCGCGGCGGCGCTGCTGGAGCGGCTGCGCGAGAAGCGGCCCTCGCTGCCCGCCCTCACCGTGCTCGCGCCCGTGTTCGCGGTGCTGCTGGCGCCCGCGCTGGTGTACTCGGCGCACGTGTTCCCCTACGGGACGGCGGCGTACTCGGAATTGGCCGGAGGAGCGGCCGGCGCGGCGTCGCTGGGGATGCAGCGGCAGTTCTGGTCCAGCCATGTCACCGGCGTGCTGCCGTGGATCAACGAGCACGCGAAGCCGAACGCGCGGCTGTTCCTGCATGAGGTGCACGGCGGCTCGTTCCGCGACTACCAACGCAACGGGATGCTCCGACCGGACCTGCGCGCGGTGGGCAGCCCCTTCGAGGCGGACATCGTCGCGTACCAGTACCACCAGGAGTTTCGAGAGTACGAGTTCCAGACGTGGCAGGCGTTCAACACGCGCACGCCGGCGACGGGCCTGTACCTGGACGAGACACCGCAGGTCATCGTCTACGTGCGGCCCGAGCCTCGCTGAGTCGGAACGAAGACCCCGTGATGAGGCACGGGGTCCTAACCCACGGGTGAGTCGGCGTTACGGCGTCCGACAGCCCGGGCCCGCCGAGCAATCCGAGCACCAGGAGCTGGACTCGTAGGGGGACTGGCAAGCGCCGTCACCGCAGTAGCCGCCGTAAGGACAGTCCTGGGGGCACGTCTGCGGCTCCAACGGGTAGCACCGCCCGTTACCACAGACATCGATGAGCCCCTCCGGCTCGCGCGGCGGCACGGCCTCCGGCGCGAAGCACCCCGTCCCCGAGCAATCCGAGCACCAGGAGCTGGACTCATAGGGGGACTGACAGGCACCGTCACCACAGTAGCCGCTGTAAGGACAGTCCTGGGGGCACGTCTGCGGCTCCAGGCGATAGCACCGCCCATTGCCACAGACATCGATGCGGGCCTCCTGCGCTCCCAACTCCTGCTCCAGCGGAGCCTGGGCGTCCACACCACCGCAGGCCGACAACGCCGCGAACGACACCACGGCCATCCAGACACGAGTCCATCGCTTCATTCGACGCTCCTCGGGGTGAAGGGAAACGGCCAATCCTAACCACCGCCCAAAGGGCGACCGCAAACCCTCACACCCCACGCCCGGAGCGCCTCCGCATCTCCAGCACAAACCTTCAACCTGGATGCAAGAGCAATCCAAGAGCACTCCCTCGCCCTCACGAGCTGGGAACACCTTCCCCACCCTGCGCACCCGCGAGGAGCACCGGGAGCACATGCAGCACGTCGTGCCGGTCGACACGACTCCACCCACGACTCACCGCCAGGTCCGCCAGCTCCGCCGAGGGCTCGAACGCCAGCGGGAAGCCCACCAGCGCGAGGATCTCCGCGTCGGAGAGGGAGTTGCCCATCGCGAAGGAGCGCTCCAGCGAGGCCTGGTGGAGGGCCACCAGCTCATGGAGGATGCCGGGCTTGCCTCCGCTGCGACCGGGCCCCTGGAGCAGCTGTCCCGTATAGCGATTGCGTTGGATGGACATCTGCGCGCCCCGGTACACGTCGATGCCCAGGTCCTGCGCGACCAGATTCACCATCTCGATGGGCCCCCCGGAGACGAGGGCCACCAGGAACCCCTCCGCCTCGAGCCTCTGGAGGAGCGGCCGGACGAACCCGAACAAGCGGCCTCGCGCCTGGGCCCAGACATCCTCCGCCGCGCGCTCGACGCTGGGGACCGCCACGCCCGCGAACAGCCGCTCCCAGCCCCGATGGACATCCGAGACGGCGCCGAAGAAGTCCTGCCCACCCGAGTCATGGCGGTCGACGGCCGCCAGGAACTCGCGCCCCACGTCTCCATCACAGACACCGCGCGCCATCAGCTCGCGCACCAGCAATCCCCCGAGCGTGTCCGGAGTGAGCGTCCCATCCAGGCCGAGCACCGCGAGTCTTCTCATACACAACCTTTCCTTCCTGTCGGGCAGGGCTCCGTGTCGGCCCCCCTGTCTCCACCACGAACGAGGACAGAGGACACACCGCCGAGGGTGTCCGCTCGAGGCGCGACGTGTTGCTCATCGAACGAGCCCCCCCGTCGACCACGGTCCTCGCGTCCGCGAGTCATCACCCGACGCCCCCCGGCGTCCCACGGCACGAGGTCGTGTCCCTTCCGGGATGGAACCCCCATCGCCAGGGCGGGGCGGACGACTCGGACGCGGGTGGGGACGACGTTGGCACCCTCCGCCCCCCTGTCCACCTTCCGCGAGTCGGGCTCTCGCCCGGAGGGGGACATCCACATGCATCTGTTCAGGCTTCCGTCGATTCTCGCCGTGTCCGCGGCGCTGTGTTTCTCGGTCGGTTGCTCCAAGCGGGGCTCCCAGGCCCAGGGC
Encoded proteins:
- a CDS encoding ArnT family glycosyltransferase, which codes for MTGRPATREEKRWAWALWALAFVALWWTEGHVGFTRDESVYFAAAEGYADWFRQLFQSPTRALTDAAIVRAWDYNHEHPVLMKTLFGLSHLLFHDTLGWMRSAAAFRLPAFALAALVPALSFLFGSALYGRAAGLFAALAFMLVPRQYFNAELACFDVPVAALWLLVVYCFWRALEDVRWGVACGVAFGLALTAKHNALFLPFVLTPFALWRAWEASEAEPQARGWLLRFVGLFAAVAVLYGLLILSLGGGEGFQRKFFLLSPHTLLFMGLAVGGTWLLKGVEKVNARVTRALVPIAAMAVLGPVIFYLHWPYLWHHPVDRTAWYLAFHAKHNHYAWFYLGTLLREPPFPLAYVVVKTALTVPTSLFAPMVTGFFALAGRGVLGQLERTRAWVRPVTMVEALVGVNAVTSILIISHPQVPHFGGVKHWFPSMVFLGLLAGQAVSRGAAALLERLREKRPSLPALTVLAPVFAVLLAPALVYSAHVFPYGTAAYSELAGGAAGAASLGMQRQFWSSHVTGVLPWINEHAKPNARLFLHEVHGGSFRDYQRNGMLRPDLRAVGSPFEADIVAYQYHQEFREYEFQTWQAFNTRTPATGLYLDETPQVIVYVRPEPR
- a CDS encoding HAD family hydrolase, whose protein sequence is MRRLAVLGLDGTLTPDTLGGLLVRELMARGVCDGDVGREFLAAVDRHDSGGQDFFGAVSDVHRGWERLFAGVAVPSVERAAEDVWAQARGRLFGFVRPLLQRLEAEGFLVALVSGGPIEMVNLVAQDLGIDVYRGAQMSIQRNRYTGQLLQGPGRSGGKPGILHELVALHQASLERSFAMGNSLSDAEILALVGFPLAFEPSAELADLAVSRGWSRVDRHDVLHVLPVLLAGAQGGEGVPSS